One window of Paenibacillus sp. FSL K6-3182 genomic DNA carries:
- a CDS encoding DUF559 domain-containing protein produces the protein MTYEEAHRTFIQYHLDKRPGERRGRLERGHGHAESKFLCIVWWPLCGDFRNLHPEYEVLDWRGRSYFADFAWFSGTVKLIIEIKGFASHVRDMDRQKYCHELNRETFLHAMGYPVISYAYDDVEKNPEICMTMLKMVMSRYQARRAPITRIQLAEKETIRLAVQQAHLIRPKDVERHFGIDHKTAVNLLKKLCSKGGLIPLYRGDRQRVVGYELAHDFLNFLD, from the coding sequence GTGACTTATGAGGAGGCGCATCGCACATTTATTCAATACCATTTAGATAAAAGGCCAGGGGAACGTCGCGGAAGGCTGGAAAGAGGACATGGACATGCGGAATCCAAATTTTTGTGTATTGTCTGGTGGCCTTTGTGTGGAGATTTTCGAAACCTGCATCCTGAGTATGAAGTGTTGGATTGGCGCGGCAGATCCTATTTTGCAGATTTTGCTTGGTTTTCGGGTACTGTAAAGCTCATTATTGAGATCAAAGGATTTGCATCTCATGTTAGAGACATGGATCGACAAAAATATTGCCATGAACTAAACCGCGAAACCTTTTTGCATGCGATGGGCTATCCGGTCATCTCTTACGCTTATGATGATGTTGAGAAAAACCCTGAGATATGTATGACCATGCTTAAAATGGTGATGAGCAGGTACCAGGCTAGGCGAGCACCAATAACACGAATTCAACTAGCAGAGAAAGAAACTATACGGCTTGCAGTTCAACAGGCTCATTTAATCAGGCCAAAGGATGTGGAGCGCCATTTTGGTATTGATCATAAAACAGCAGTAAATTTATTGAAAAAGTTATGCTCAAAAGGAGGGCTTATCCCTCTTTATCGTGGCGATCGACAACGAGTCGTAGGATATGAGCTCGCTCATGACTTTCTTAATTTTCTGGATTAA
- a CDS encoding DUF1540 domain-containing protein, whose product MAKDVLCEVNSCKFWAAGNHCGASSIYVVSNRGKQASNSEETDCKTFEAKI is encoded by the coding sequence ATGGCTAAGGATGTACTGTGCGAAGTGAATTCATGCAAGTTCTGGGCAGCAGGTAATCACTGCGGCGCCTCTTCTATTTATGTGGTCAGCAATCGCGGCAAGCAAGCCAGCAACTCCGAAGAAACAGATTGCAAAACGTTTGAAGCAAAGATCTAA
- a CDS encoding nucleoside hydrolase, producing MGVKLYFNHDAGVDDLVSLFLLLQMKDVDLLGVSVIPADGYLEPGIKASSKIIDRFGDPVKNKSLEVARSNSRGVNPFPAEWRMHTFFVDALPILNESGTINTKVSALPAHQHMIEQLRKSDEKVTLLFTGPLTDLARALDEAPDVEAKIEKLVWMGGTFNEKGNVQEPEHDGTAEWNAFWDPESMHRVWASSIPILLVALESTNKVPLTMDVRNRWASLRKHEGLDFVGQCYAACPPLVYMETNSTYYLWDVLTTAVVGNPDLVEIKTVHSGVIKDGPSQGRTVEVEGGRPVSLVYDVDPVRFFDYITDLSASAVSYNVKQD from the coding sequence ATGGGAGTTAAGCTTTATTTTAATCATGACGCCGGTGTAGACGACCTGGTATCGCTTTTTCTTCTTTTGCAAATGAAAGATGTTGATCTGCTTGGGGTATCCGTTATTCCAGCCGACGGCTATTTGGAGCCTGGCATCAAAGCCAGCAGCAAAATCATTGACCGCTTTGGCGACCCTGTCAAAAATAAATCGCTTGAAGTGGCTAGATCAAATTCACGCGGTGTAAACCCATTCCCTGCTGAATGGCGTATGCATACGTTTTTTGTGGACGCGCTGCCTATTTTAAATGAATCAGGAACGATTAACACGAAAGTATCTGCGCTGCCAGCGCATCAACATATGATTGAACAGCTTCGCAAATCGGATGAGAAGGTGACTTTGCTGTTTACAGGTCCGCTTACTGACCTAGCAAGAGCGCTGGATGAAGCTCCGGATGTGGAAGCGAAGATTGAGAAGCTTGTATGGATGGGCGGCACGTTTAATGAGAAGGGCAATGTTCAAGAGCCTGAGCATGACGGAACCGCAGAATGGAATGCCTTCTGGGACCCTGAATCTATGCACCGCGTATGGGCAAGCAGCATTCCGATTTTGCTTGTTGCGCTTGAGAGCACGAACAAAGTACCTCTTACGATGGATGTACGCAACCGCTGGGCATCGCTTCGCAAGCATGAAGGACTAGATTTTGTCGGTCAATGTTACGCTGCATGTCCTCCACTTGTTTATATGGAGACGAACTCGACATATTATTTGTGGGATGTGCTTACGACAGCTGTTGTCGGCAACCCGGATCTCGTGGAAATTAAGACGGTACACAGCGGCGTGATTAAGGATGGACCTAGTCAAGGCCGTACGGTGGAAGTGGAGGGCGGTCGCCCGGTCAGCCTTGTGTATGATGTTGATCCTGTTCGATTCTTCGATTATATTACGGACCTTTCTGCAAGTGCGGTTAGCTACAATGTTAAGCAAGACTAA
- the cls gene encoding cardiolipin synthase, whose amino-acid sequence MVIMQNASAIIMLLNIFLAITVIFLERRSASTTWAWLMILFFIPVFGFVLYLILGQKVRKRKLYKLLGDSQRIIEHTVERQMRQLREDEIVYNDPAMRSYQDMIYMSLKTSYAVYTSNNAVEIYTEGNQKFDALLKDIESAQHHIHLVYYIVRDDELGRRLVKALAAKAAEGVEVKFLYDHIGSSSLPKRYFAELIAAGGREAAFFPSRIPYLNLKINYRNHRKLVIVDGQVGYIGGFNIGDEYLGLNEHFGEWRDTHLRVRGNAVLQMQAQFLMDWNLAASGRIELNELYFPIMSDDTGTIGMQLVASGPDTQYQQIKNGYIKMIYSARKTISLQTPYFVPDESLMTALKIAALSGVDVRIMLPSKPDHFFVYWATHSYLGELLAGGVKCYMYEKGFLHAKTLVIDGKVASVGTANVDIRSFKLNFEMNAFIYDTQTSAKLQRIFEDDVKHCTQLTEQVYANRPIINRLKESISRLLSPIL is encoded by the coding sequence ATGGTTATAATGCAAAATGCATCTGCAATTATTATGCTGCTAAACATTTTTTTGGCGATTACGGTTATCTTTCTAGAGAGGCGCAGCGCAAGTACAACTTGGGCATGGCTGATGATTCTTTTTTTCATCCCCGTTTTCGGCTTTGTTTTGTATTTAATATTAGGGCAGAAGGTACGTAAAAGAAAGCTGTATAAGCTGCTGGGCGATAGTCAGCGCATTATCGAGCATACGGTCGAGAGGCAAATGCGCCAGCTGCGAGAAGATGAAATTGTATATAATGATCCGGCGATGCGAAGTTATCAAGACATGATCTATATGAGTCTGAAAACGAGCTATGCGGTATATACGAGCAATAATGCGGTTGAGATCTACACGGAGGGCAATCAGAAGTTTGATGCGCTGCTTAAGGATATAGAATCAGCCCAGCATCATATTCATCTCGTTTATTATATCGTCCGAGACGATGAGCTTGGCAGAAGATTGGTTAAGGCGCTGGCAGCGAAAGCGGCGGAGGGCGTAGAAGTCAAGTTTTTGTACGATCATATAGGAAGCTCAAGCTTGCCGAAGCGTTATTTTGCGGAGTTGATTGCAGCAGGCGGCAGGGAAGCGGCGTTTTTCCCATCGCGAATTCCTTATTTGAATTTAAAAATCAATTATCGCAATCATCGCAAGCTCGTTATCGTTGACGGACAAGTCGGTTATATTGGCGGCTTCAACATCGGGGACGAATATTTAGGATTAAACGAGCATTTCGGCGAATGGCGGGATACACATCTTAGAGTTCGCGGCAATGCCGTGCTGCAGATGCAGGCGCAGTTTCTGATGGATTGGAATTTAGCGGCTTCCGGTCGAATTGAGCTTAACGAGCTGTATTTCCCAATTATGAGCGATGATACGGGAACAATTGGCATGCAGCTTGTAGCGAGTGGCCCGGATACGCAATATCAGCAAATTAAAAATGGTTATATCAAAATGATTTATTCAGCTCGGAAAACAATCAGCTTACAAACGCCATATTTTGTACCGGATGAAAGCTTGATGACCGCGCTGAAGATCGCTGCCCTGTCTGGGGTAGATGTACGTATTATGCTGCCGAGCAAGCCGGATCATTTCTTTGTATACTGGGCAACTCATTCTTATTTGGGAGAGCTTCTCGCAGGCGGAGTGAAATGTTATATGTACGAGAAAGGGTTTCTTCATGCAAAAACGCTTGTCATCGACGGCAAGGTGGCGTCCGTTGGAACAGCCAATGTCGATATTCGCAGCTTTAAGCTTAATTTCGAGATGAATGCGTTTATCTATGATACGCAGACATCGGCAAAGCTGCAACGCATTTTTGAAGATGATGTCAAACATTGCACGCAGTTAACGGAACAAGTTTATGCTAATCGTCCAATCATCAATCGATTGAAAGAATCAATTTCCAGACTTCTCAGTCCAATCCTATAG
- a CDS encoding transcriptional repressor — protein MNKINLTIQRKAIFEVVQQAHDHPTAADVIERLRGKGFNFAYGTVYNSLRYLTDVGLIRELKLGETVSRYDARTDEHQHIVCTVCGRVDEVLTDLPSEWMEKVALETKYKIEHVQVVLEGVCDQCATKQPQ, from the coding sequence ATGAATAAAATTAACTTAACGATACAGCGCAAGGCCATCTTTGAAGTTGTGCAGCAAGCCCATGATCACCCGACGGCGGCCGATGTCATTGAACGGCTTCGGGGCAAAGGCTTCAACTTCGCTTACGGCACCGTGTACAACTCATTGCGGTATTTGACAGACGTGGGTCTCATTAGAGAATTGAAGCTTGGAGAAACAGTTAGCCGCTATGATGCTCGGACGGATGAACATCAGCATATCGTGTGTACTGTATGCGGGCGCGTGGATGAAGTATTGACCGACTTGCCGAGTGAGTGGATGGAGAAGGTCGCTTTGGAGACGAAATACAAAATCGAGCATGTGCAAGTTGTATTAGAGGGGGTTTGTGATCAATGCGCGACGAAACAACCACAATGA
- a CDS encoding cytochrome c biogenesis protein CcdC — protein sequence MLLSTQVIQVGSIVISALAGLTLIILRMRAGKRPTSLRKIIIPPLGMATGFVMFAFSQTHIPWFWGLAAFLTGMLIFAFPLIVTTRLERVKSEIYVRRSKAFVFIMLTLFIIRLSLHSVVEQYMSIPQTGAVFYLLAFGMILPWRLAMISDYMRLQKVEM from the coding sequence GTGCTGCTGTCAACGCAAGTGATTCAAGTTGGTTCCATCGTCATATCAGCTCTGGCCGGTCTTACACTTATTATCCTGCGTATGCGCGCTGGTAAACGGCCGACCTCATTGCGCAAAATCATCATACCGCCGTTAGGCATGGCAACAGGCTTCGTCATGTTTGCCTTTTCCCAGACGCATATTCCATGGTTTTGGGGGTTAGCCGCTTTTTTGACCGGCATGCTGATCTTTGCTTTCCCATTAATCGTCACGACCCGCTTGGAACGCGTGAAGTCGGAAATCTATGTCAGACGATCTAAGGCGTTTGTATTTATTATGCTGACGCTGTTCATAATCAGGCTTTCTCTACATAGTGTCGTAGAGCAATATATGTCGATTCCGCAAACCGGGGCGGTTTTCTATTTGCTCGCTTTTGGCATGATTCTACCATGGCGCTTGGCTATGATTAGTGATTATATGAGACTGCAAAAAGTAGAAATGTAA
- a CDS encoding M15 family metallopeptidase — protein sequence MKKRRRRLLLFIIVCAGMVFGYSLFNKDETTTIPPKQASADGSANGGEVSGSIGSEPTDKPSGGTPTDGQPIATDKPNSSNNGNGGKGSGTGKAEQTEDGMVVIAKPEDIAVLVNKQHKLPEEYNPTDLVYPDVRFIFAEKIEKRLMRQDAATALEKLFAAAEEDNIQLAGVSAYRSHKTQTTLFDRYVKRDGLEKARTYSALPGTSEHETGLAIDVSGSDGKCAAADCFADTKEAQWLEKYAHEYGFIIRYLEGKEKITGYQYEPWHLRYVGVDVATEMAKSGEVLEEYFDAVPVTK from the coding sequence ATGAAAAAAAGAAGAAGAAGGCTGCTGCTGTTTATTATTGTATGCGCAGGAATGGTGTTTGGTTACTCTTTATTTAATAAGGATGAGACAACCACGATTCCGCCAAAGCAAGCTTCCGCTGATGGTTCCGCTAACGGCGGGGAAGTGTCGGGCAGCATAGGTTCTGAGCCTACGGATAAGCCGAGCGGCGGAACTCCAACAGATGGACAGCCCATAGCTACGGATAAGCCTAACTCAAGCAATAACGGTAATGGCGGCAAGGGCTCTGGCACAGGAAAAGCAGAGCAGACTGAAGACGGAATGGTCGTTATTGCTAAACCAGAGGATATCGCGGTGCTTGTGAATAAGCAGCACAAGCTTCCGGAGGAATACAATCCCACGGATTTAGTTTATCCTGACGTTCGGTTTATATTTGCAGAGAAAATTGAAAAACGCTTGATGAGACAGGATGCAGCTACAGCGCTTGAGAAGCTGTTTGCAGCCGCTGAGGAAGACAACATCCAATTGGCCGGTGTATCCGCTTATCGCTCGCATAAGACGCAAACAACGCTCTTTGATCGCTATGTGAAGAGGGATGGACTCGAAAAGGCAAGAACCTATAGCGCTCTACCTGGTACAAGCGAGCATGAAACGGGACTAGCGATCGATGTGTCGGGTAGTGACGGCAAGTGTGCGGCTGCCGATTGTTTTGCAGATACAAAGGAAGCGCAGTGGCTTGAGAAGTATGCACATGAGTACGGATTTATCATTCGTTACTTGGAAGGCAAAGAAAAGATTACAGGCTATCAATATGAGCCATGGCATTTGCGGTATGTAGGTGTGGATGTGGCTACTGAGATGGCGAAGAGCGGAGAAGTGCTGGAAGAGTATTTTGACGCGGTTCCTGTTACAAAATAA
- a CDS encoding response regulator transcription factor — MRDETTTMNNDYMNEGMPLDQSAAAGYSEEELLQNGMLCSITKRVMIISPFPERVKSLLVALSSECFDVFSLHDFNKSMLQSLQPELLVFDAIPVAQAAASHTLQAGAELVEAAELHAVPVLILMDQKSYDSRETFALGASELLVWPAKPEQAIKQINRMLLNKPAAAAKADSDIRVFKDIAVDLKKMTVDRAGQRIELTKTEYDLLLHFMTSDGSVLTRESLLDTVWGLHFYGGSNLVDAHIKSLRKKLKDSAVAPKYIVTVRGVGYRIADIRD, encoded by the coding sequence ATGCGCGACGAAACAACCACAATGAACAACGATTATATGAACGAGGGCATGCCGCTCGACCAGAGTGCAGCCGCTGGCTATTCAGAGGAAGAGCTGCTGCAAAACGGGATGCTTTGCTCGATCACGAAGCGGGTCATGATTATTAGTCCGTTTCCAGAGAGGGTCAAAAGCCTGCTTGTCGCACTTTCATCCGAATGTTTTGATGTGTTTTCATTGCATGATTTCAATAAAAGCATGCTCCAAAGCTTGCAGCCAGAGCTGCTCGTATTTGATGCGATTCCTGTAGCTCAAGCTGCCGCGAGCCATACGCTGCAAGCAGGTGCAGAACTGGTAGAAGCGGCTGAGCTGCATGCGGTTCCTGTCCTCATTTTAATGGATCAAAAATCGTATGATAGCCGTGAAACTTTTGCCCTTGGCGCATCTGAGCTGCTAGTCTGGCCGGCTAAACCTGAGCAAGCGATAAAACAAATCAACCGTATGCTTCTGAATAAGCCAGCAGCAGCTGCGAAGGCGGATAGCGACATTCGTGTGTTTAAGGATATTGCAGTTGATCTCAAAAAAATGACCGTTGATCGGGCGGGGCAGCGAATTGAGCTTACGAAGACGGAATATGATTTGCTTCTGCATTTCATGACATCAGACGGTTCCGTTCTAACGCGTGAATCTTTGCTCGATACCGTTTGGGGGCTGCATTTCTATGGAGGCAGCAACTTGGTGGATGCTCATATTAAGAGCTTGCGCAAAAAACTAAAGGATAGCGCCGTAGCGCCAAAATATATAGTTACCGTGCGTGGTGTAGGCTACCGGATAGCGGATATTCGTGACTGA
- a CDS encoding catalase yields MENYMTTNQGTPVGDNQNSRTAGQRGPTLIEDYHLLEKLAHFDRERIPERVVHARGAGAHGVFRTEVSMKDHTKALFMQEPGVETPVFVRFSTVINGTGSPETARDPRGFAVKFYTQEGNYDLVGNHLPVFFIRDAMKFPDMVHSLKPAPNTNVQEPARYWDFMTLSPESTHMLTWLFSDDGTPATYREMDGFGVHAFKWINDDGKPTYVKYHWKSLQGVRNFTAAEASVMQGKDFNHATRDLHDAIELGNFPEWELHVQLMPVDHVERYAFDPLDPTKVWPEDMYPLQKVGTMTLNRNPVNYFAEVEQSAFSPSTLVPGIEPSEDKLLQGRLFSYPDTQRYRLGANYLHIPVNCPYAPVRNYQRDGAMTMHANPSPVNYEPNSSSESPKEAKTNGDSYVPLQGQAGRQKIDKTDDFTQAGERYRSLPEEQRANLIANLTGELEQTNDDIRLRAICNFFRADRELGMKLSQALGVDIRKFVPQS; encoded by the coding sequence ATGGAAAACTATATGACAACGAATCAAGGCACGCCGGTTGGCGATAATCAAAACTCGCGCACAGCGGGGCAGCGTGGACCAACACTAATAGAGGATTACCATTTGCTTGAGAAGCTTGCGCATTTTGATCGGGAGCGTATTCCAGAGCGTGTCGTGCATGCTAGGGGAGCAGGCGCACATGGAGTATTTCGTACGGAAGTTAGTATGAAGGATCATACGAAGGCTCTTTTTATGCAGGAGCCGGGAGTAGAGACGCCTGTATTTGTACGCTTTTCAACGGTTATTAACGGAACAGGCTCGCCGGAGACGGCGCGCGACCCACGCGGCTTTGCGGTAAAATTTTATACGCAGGAAGGTAACTATGATCTTGTTGGAAACCATTTGCCGGTATTTTTCATTCGAGATGCGATGAAATTTCCTGATATGGTGCATTCCCTCAAGCCGGCGCCAAATACGAATGTCCAAGAGCCTGCGCGCTACTGGGATTTCATGACGCTCTCCCCAGAATCGACGCATATGCTCACCTGGTTGTTCTCCGATGACGGAACGCCTGCTACTTATCGTGAAATGGACGGATTCGGCGTTCATGCCTTCAAATGGATTAATGATGATGGTAAACCGACCTATGTTAAATATCATTGGAAGTCGCTGCAAGGAGTACGAAACTTTACAGCAGCTGAAGCTAGCGTGATGCAAGGCAAAGACTTTAACCATGCGACACGTGATTTACATGATGCAATTGAACTTGGCAACTTCCCAGAATGGGAGCTTCATGTACAGCTTATGCCTGTCGATCATGTGGAACGGTATGCGTTTGATCCATTAGATCCAACGAAGGTGTGGCCGGAGGATATGTATCCGTTGCAAAAGGTAGGCACGATGACGTTGAACCGCAACCCAGTAAACTATTTTGCTGAGGTTGAGCAATCTGCTTTCTCGCCAAGCACACTTGTACCAGGAATCGAGCCATCGGAGGATAAATTGCTGCAAGGCCGATTGTTCTCTTATCCGGATACTCAGCGCTACCGCCTTGGAGCGAACTACCTGCACATTCCAGTAAATTGCCCGTATGCACCTGTTCGCAACTATCAACGAGATGGTGCAATGACAATGCATGCAAATCCTTCTCCAGTGAATTACGAACCTAATAGCTCATCAGAGAGTCCAAAGGAAGCAAAGACTAACGGGGATTCTTATGTACCTCTTCAGGGACAGGCTGGCCGCCAAAAAATCGACAAAACTGACGATTTCACTCAAGCGGGCGAGCGCTATCGCTCATTGCCTGAAGAACAACGAGCAAACCTAATCGCCAATTTGACTGGTGAGCTGGAGCAAACAAACGATGATATAAGACTCCGCGCCATCTGCAACTTCTTCCGAGCTGATCGCGAACTAGGCATGAAGCTTTCGCAAGCGCTGGGCGTCGATATCCGCAAGTTTGTACCTCAGAGTTAA
- a CDS encoding DUF2252 family protein, which translates to MDSKLTERVKLTQSKLRRRTLSAIFQEFDQKIMKLERGKREEKYLKMSETPFSFFRGSAYLFYFDASRIWFPYHTPEGRPTWAQGDLHFENFGAFRNEQGTLVYDVNDFDEGYLGSYLYDLMRMSVSIALVGRLKGQTHANQISAVEAYLQAYSKQMRRFAKGKDDPGTYVIDIERAEGPVKKLLKKLQKRKDQHFLEKVTALVQEHRQFATTDEIVSPTDEEREALLQAWPMYLDTVKADDSEELRHFQVKDIAVKHGSGTASIGLDRYYVLIEAGEDAQGEDDIVLEVKEVRVPVPAYFMPYDETFWSMFEHQGQRVTMTQRAMHHEADPYLGWLSIGERQFYVRERSPYKKRLKLEALDTAGDLLSVTTSMGRLTAKMHARADADVAQGILAYHSEIEIVKAMGNDEDAFCTSIANWALSYADQVEQDYALFTEWLGSRKKQSQL; encoded by the coding sequence ATGGATTCGAAGCTGACAGAACGAGTGAAGCTGACCCAGAGCAAACTTAGAAGACGGACACTATCTGCGATTTTTCAAGAATTTGATCAAAAAATAATGAAGCTTGAGCGCGGCAAACGTGAAGAAAAGTATCTTAAAATGTCGGAAACGCCATTTTCTTTTTTTCGCGGCAGCGCTTATTTGTTTTATTTTGACGCATCACGAATTTGGTTTCCTTATCACACGCCAGAGGGGCGTCCCACTTGGGCTCAGGGCGATCTGCACTTTGAGAACTTTGGTGCTTTCCGCAATGAGCAAGGTACGCTCGTCTATGATGTGAATGATTTTGACGAAGGTTATCTGGGCTCGTATTTGTATGATTTGATGCGAATGTCGGTAAGTATAGCGCTCGTCGGCAGGCTTAAAGGACAAACCCATGCTAATCAGATTAGCGCGGTTGAAGCTTATCTACAGGCCTATTCCAAGCAGATGCGTCGATTCGCAAAGGGCAAGGATGACCCTGGCACCTATGTGATTGATATTGAGCGTGCGGAAGGTCCCGTCAAGAAGCTGCTCAAAAAACTGCAAAAACGCAAGGATCAGCACTTCCTTGAAAAGGTTACGGCGCTCGTACAGGAGCATAGGCAGTTTGCAACGACAGATGAAATTGTATCTCCGACTGACGAAGAACGTGAGGCTTTATTGCAAGCATGGCCGATGTATTTAGATACCGTCAAAGCCGATGACTCAGAAGAATTGCGTCATTTTCAGGTAAAGGATATTGCAGTGAAGCATGGCTCGGGGACAGCATCTATTGGGCTCGATAGATACTATGTACTGATTGAAGCAGGCGAAGATGCACAAGGCGAGGACGATATCGTGCTTGAGGTAAAGGAAGTGCGCGTTCCAGTTCCAGCTTATTTTATGCCTTATGATGAGACATTTTGGTCTATGTTTGAGCATCAGGGACAGCGCGTCACCATGACTCAGAGAGCGATGCACCATGAGGCAGACCCGTATCTTGGATGGCTATCTATTGGAGAGCGGCAGTTTTATGTGCGTGAGCGATCACCATATAAGAAGCGGCTTAAGCTAGAAGCGCTTGATACGGCTGGAGACTTGCTGTCGGTTACGACGAGCATGGGCAGGCTGACTGCAAAAATGCATGCGCGGGCGGATGCCGATGTAGCGCAAGGGATTCTCGCGTATCACAGTGAGATTGAGATTGTGAAGGCGATGGGCAATGACGAGGATGCTTTTTGCACGTCAATTGCCAATTGGGCGCTGTCCTACGCGGATCAAGTAGAGCAGGATTATGCTTTGTTCACGGAATGGCTGGGCAGTAGAAAGAAGCAATCGCAATTATAA
- the dgt gene encoding dGTP triphosphohydrolase has protein sequence MDIRKLRLDEKALGTLSEERDEYERDYARLIQSPAFRRLQGKSQVFGAGTGDYYRTRLTHSLEVSQIAREVARKLGKQYDFLARKEHPGLILDPAVVEIAAIAHDLGHPPFGHKGEEVLNHLLMEEYGIPYEGNAQNFRILMFLEKRAGSGSGLDLTAAVLLAINKYPFSLSEPGRLKGLYSTEWGEIEQLRHLWKIPEGCSTLEAQLMDLCDDIAYSTHDIEDGIRAGKIQMNRTFFEDSRLIDHVVQEIVEDKGNTGIGWGEVDIPAMVKRVLVSYFEQWQELYASCDREASRTRREMKARWVSLFASKVGIIDDTSRSWKKVTFVNNGQQDIELLRTMEILKKLAWVTLIKDFRVQRLQMRSEIMIRRLWDSFKVQESGRLIIPPDWIENYEIHKNKWSWPRFVADYISGMTDAYAEKVYAELYASKSGSIYEMD, from the coding sequence ATGGACATACGCAAGCTTAGATTGGACGAGAAAGCGCTCGGTACTTTAAGCGAGGAGCGAGATGAGTATGAACGAGATTATGCGAGACTCATTCAATCTCCCGCCTTTCGCCGCCTGCAAGGTAAATCACAAGTATTTGGCGCAGGTACGGGCGATTACTATAGAACAAGGCTAACTCACTCTCTCGAAGTGTCGCAGATTGCACGCGAGGTTGCTCGCAAGTTAGGCAAACAATATGATTTCCTTGCACGCAAAGAGCATCCGGGGCTCATATTAGATCCCGCTGTCGTCGAGATTGCCGCGATCGCGCATGATTTGGGTCATCCCCCCTTTGGACACAAAGGGGAAGAAGTGCTCAACCATTTGCTCATGGAGGAGTATGGCATACCATACGAGGGCAATGCGCAAAATTTTCGAATATTGATGTTTTTAGAGAAAAGGGCAGGAAGCGGAAGCGGCCTTGATTTAACTGCAGCTGTCTTGCTTGCTATTAATAAATACCCTTTTAGTCTCAGTGAGCCTGGCCGTCTAAAAGGGCTATACAGCACAGAGTGGGGAGAGATTGAACAGCTTCGCCATTTATGGAAAATTCCAGAAGGTTGCTCAACATTGGAAGCACAGCTCATGGATTTATGTGATGACATCGCTTATTCCACACATGACATCGAAGACGGCATACGTGCAGGTAAAATCCAAATGAATCGCACTTTCTTTGAAGACAGCAGACTTATCGATCATGTTGTTCAGGAAATTGTCGAGGATAAAGGCAATACCGGAATCGGCTGGGGTGAGGTCGATATCCCTGCGATGGTGAAGCGTGTACTCGTCTCCTATTTCGAGCAGTGGCAGGAGCTGTATGCAAGCTGTGATCGCGAAGCCTCGCGTACAAGGCGGGAGATGAAAGCGCGCTGGGTCAGCTTGTTTGCAAGCAAAGTCGGCATTATAGACGATACATCGCGCAGCTGGAAAAAGGTCACGTTCGTCAACAATGGGCAACAGGATATCGAGTTACTCCGCACGATGGAGATTTTGAAGAAGCTTGCATGGGTAACACTCATTAAGGATTTCCGTGTTCAGCGCTTGCAGATGCGCAGTGAAATTATGATAAGACGGTTATGGGACAGCTTCAAGGTTCAAGAATCTGGTCGCCTTATCATTCCGCCAGACTGGATAGAAAATTACGAGATCCATAAGAACAAATGGAGCTGGCCGCGATTTGTTGCGGATTATATTTCGGGTATGACCGATGCTTACGCCGAGAAGGTATACGCCGAGCTTTATGCCAGCAAATCAGGTTCAATTTATGAAATGGATTAA